Sequence from the Xiphophorus maculatus strain JP 163 A chromosome 16, X_maculatus-5.0-male, whole genome shotgun sequence genome:
CTAGTTTGAAGTCCAAAACTTCAAACTAGACAAACTTGCTCTGAAACATTATACATTTTCTGTAGATTGCTTACAGATTCTTTAAATCAGAATATATCAAGCagttactgttaaaaaaatgataaataaaagggCAGAGGGAATTCTTTGTTTTATAcctaaaataaatcagacacaGAAGGAAGTCTAGCATTTATGCAAGAACCATCTGTGGTGagttgagtttttctgtgtgtttattttaggtttctgtgtcttttgagtctccgtgttgtcccgtctaccccttgattgttcccaggtgtgtctggttccctgattaccctctgtgtaccTGTGTCTACctgtgtttctttgtctttgtcaatTCTGTCGTATTTGTCTTGCTGTCCAGATGTCTCACCAGTTGCTACCAGCAGATTAGCTTTAACCTTCCGCTCttgctgtgctgcctggattttggaCTTTTGCATTTCTGGATTCATCATTAAATTCACCTTAATTCATTCCAATCTGGGTcctcagcgtctgcctcaccacctcacaccacATTTCATGACACCATCACtgactaaatgaaaaatgttaaaaaataaaggagaaaatcgtatgcttttcatgttttttcctggtttttaaattttagataAACTAGCTATTTTTATATCTATTGCAGAGGTGGTGCGAAATAAATTTCAATGTCATCGTTTAAGCGATTTCTTGTAGTAGTAGCTCACCTATTTCTGTGCAAAGTGAATCCACTAGGAAACTTTAGATCACTAAACTTTTTACCTAACATGAATTTATCTCATTCTTCTTGTTCTCCTCAGTCTCTTTCAGATATCCTAATGTCAGGGAGTCTGCGAGACCAAGTGTACAACACCCTCTCCATCCCTTTGTCGAGATCCCTGGCTGCTGCAGACATATCCCATGTGCCCTTTGGTTTCCAAGCAGTTGGCAGCTACAGCAGAGCAAAGGTCTTTACCTCTTTAAgtgtttctttccttctttcttttttttaaggactTTTGGCTAGTGGGCTTTATTTCACAGTATGCggacaggaaagtgggttgtGAGGGAGAGGGAAGAGTTGCGGCAAAGGCTAACGGGGCCTTGAACCCGTGACGGTCCGGTCGAGATACATTGATCACGGCTCTACTGGGACTTATTGTAAGCTTCGTTTTTGTGTCCAGGAGCGAAGCTTTGGCTGCAAAGTGTGTGGAAAAGTCTTCAAGCGCTCGTCCACCCTGTCCACTCACCTCCTCATCCACTCCGACACGCGGCCTTACCCCTGCCAGTACTGCGGCAAGAGGTTTCACCAGAAGTCTGACATGAAGAAACACACCTTCATACACACAGGTGAGGGGGAGACGCACGAGACAGGTTTACTGTTAAACTTGAGCGTGAATCATGATGGGCCCGCCTCGTTTCTGCTCCCTGCTCAGGAGAGAAACCACACGTGTGCAAGGTGTGCGGTAAAGGATTCAGCCAGAGCTCCAACCTCATCACCCACAGCCGAAAGCACAACAGCTACCGGCCTTTCAGCTGCTCCCGCTGTCAGCTCACCTTCCAGCGCAGGGTGGACCTACAGCGCCACCATGAGACACAGTGCGCCTATGGAGAGGTGTACAGCCAAAGCTGAGCACATCAAGctgaacttttttgtttgtacatAACTTTGACAATCTGTGTATAATGTTTAAATGAATATACAGTTTGtacatttgtttacatgacTAAAGACTAATGTGACTTCTCTTGGCTCGTTATTTTAGCTTATCTGTTTTTAATACTAAAGTAGAACTAATTCTGTAATGATAATTGAGATATTTCTGAATCTAGCTGATGGCATTTTCAGTTACGATCAGAAAATCCgcaattacaaaattacttCAGCTCACTTTTGCCATTCTGACAGAGTTGCATAATCCATAAAATGCTATGGCTTATAATAGAAAAATTATTCACAGGAAAATGGAATTGGAAAGATGCGAAACCACAAAATTATCACTTTCATCCCGAAGAGTAAAAGAACATTTCAGCCTGCATCTTCCAAATGTTATTGCAATAAGAgttgtttttagtaaaaaagaaatatgcatGGAAAAGTCAGTATATGCAGCCTTAAACATTATAGAAATCAATGTTCATTATTTAGGGGAAACAATTCAGAATTTGTGACACAGAtttagttaaaatattaaaaacagtcaATGTCTTACCTGCAATTGGTAACTCTTCTTGCATCCCAAAGGCTAAAGCTAATAGCGCCGCACCTCCTCCTACCTATTCCCCGTGTTAGTAATGTAGACTTGCAAAATTTCAGGTTACAAATTATTGAACTGAAAATTATCTTCTAATAATACAAAACAACCACTTTAAAGTGTGAGAGACATGCTGTATGAAAACGTCTTGGTCACTGTCACTAGCTAGCAGgactagctgttagcttcagcATCTTCTAGCCGTTTATGCTAACTGAAGCTGCCATGCTAGTTTTCTGCAGGAGCAGATAAGTGGTAATTACTTGTAGCCTTTTAACAGGACCTTTCTTTGAAAATCCCAATCAGGTTAACGGAGTACGGATgtctaaaatacagaaaacaaaacaaattaacatcACTAAATGTAAATCTTGTGTTTCCATGTTGGCTTCACGTTGCAAACTTAACTTTGCTCTGCTGCCCCTGAGAGGCCAAAACgtgatttatttatgctttaagcAAATACAACAATGTAACATTCAGCATTACATCTTACAGCATTTGACTTCAACAAAgcacattattagctttttaaaaaaaaacaattacacagAAGTTGGGGTCTTGGAGTTGAAACAATGGGCCAACACATCTCAGCTCATTTAatgcacctttttttctttaccacaCAAACCCAAAGGTGTTGATGGCGTGCTCTCTGTTTGAGTCActagcaacatttttattcctcTGCCGAATCCAGATGTGCCAAGTGCTCCACACCATCAAACTGGTGACTTTTCACTTTGAATCAAACCCGTAGCACTTTACAGAACGCCGCACATGACTGGGACCTGCTGTATTCGCATGTTTCGAGGCCTCTTGTCTCTTCGGCGCACATGAAAACGGCACTCAATGGAGGCGCAAAAACGGCTCTGCACACGCAAGAAAGAAAGCAGCTGTGTTCTCACACACAAAAACGCACAGAAGCTGTTGCAACCCCTGTCCCAGTTCTCCACTCTCAGATTTGCAGAAGGAAATCCTGAGAAGGAGATAAAAGAATGCAACTGTTCAGACTTATCTGGGACATCAGAGCCGAAGATCTGCAGGTGCTTTGCCTAATGCTGATAAATTTTCTGGAGCTGACAGAAGCATTTAACcgctgcagtttattttaaatgcacagCTTTGAATTTCGGTTCAGTCTCTTCCCCCCCAGCTGGTCCACAGCtctaatgtttttaatatgAAAAGAGGGCAAGTGGTAGATTGGGTTCTGACTAAATTGATTAGCTATTATTAGCATTTTGTCGGCATCATTTGGTAGGTTTCATGAAAGAGCTGTGCCAAGCCAAACGTTGATactacaaatgaaaataaaaacataaaatacagtacTCATCAAATATCAATGTATTTCTTTAGCTCATATACTAAAATGTCTGTCCCTTAAAACTTAAGAGTGAGGTGACTGATATAATGTCTGAGATACATGGGAGACTACTGTGGGAAAACAGAAGGGGACAAGTATGGATGTTAAAAACCAAAAGTAAAACGTCTTGCAGTGGTTAGAGCCTTCAAAGTACTTTTCAAATTTGTGACTATAAAATACTTAGATGTTAACCGGTCTTGTTCTAAGGGTACAATAAGATAAGTACATACACATGGCAAATAATAACAGATTTATAATCAACGTGTTCACACTGCAATGtcacttcaaaacattttgaacctaAAGTTGAGAAGCAATTACAGTCTTTAGATACTCTgataacatttttcacatgttaacAAGACCACAGGGTTTTGCATGCTAGGATGTACAGTAAATGTCAAATACAACAAACACAGCAGgcgttttgttttctgattatgCTGTAGTCATGTTTTACCTCTAAACTGAGCTGGAGGACTGATCAGACAGGAAAGGTGGAGTCCTGTTGTTGCAGCCCTCTTGAGTCTGATTTGTTAAGTGAGCATTTCTAAAAGACTCTGGGTGTCCCCctaaaaaacatcaacaacaaaacaacaaacaaaaacaagacgcAGTATAATTTTATGATGACGCAGGAAGTCCCATCGGTTCACCAAAGCATACGTTCACGTCTCAAACGTCCAT
This genomic interval carries:
- the LOC102230462 gene encoding zinc finger protein 205-like, which encodes MRMLRAMRTQEAVNIQLRNTETPTSAMPRSFLVKTKRTHPLSPPRDHCSRRQAETNAKDGIGLPEDAPQTLPSPEIRNPVTDGPANCSYRTPKDKLWPSAAVEKEDRPTPVAPWSPDRQQSDRERELERLVFLLLNHTSHTDLKSPVRDCPLCEKSLSDILMSGSLRDQVYNTLSIPLSRSLAAADISHVPFGFQAVGSYSRAKERSFGCKVCGKVFKRSSTLSTHLLIHSDTRPYPCQYCGKRFHQKSDMKKHTFIHTGEKPHVCKVCGKGFSQSSNLITHSRKHNSYRPFSCSRCQLTFQRRVDLQRHHETQCAYGEVYSQS